The Pontibacter pudoricolor genome contains a region encoding:
- a CDS encoding LytR/AlgR family response regulator transcription factor: MIRCIAVDDEAYATNIIADYVSKVPFLELAGKTTSPIEAINWVQEGKADLVFLDIQMPELTGIQFLKICGNKCKVILTTAYPEFALEGYEHDVVDYLLKPIPFDRFLKAVTKAKSIIQQQDPAAMPVAQETIVQPGAPAPDYMFVKGESKNKFLKVAYNDILYVEGLKNYISMYLPGQRLVTYQSLTELNGQLPQPPFYRVHRSYIISIDKVSMVDGNTVYIGDKAIPIGETYRDSFLNMIRERNNV, encoded by the coding sequence ATGATCCGCTGCATAGCTGTTGACGACGAAGCCTACGCTACCAATATCATTGCCGATTACGTAAGCAAGGTGCCTTTCCTGGAACTTGCCGGCAAAACAACCAGCCCGATAGAGGCCATTAACTGGGTGCAGGAAGGCAAAGCGGACCTGGTTTTCCTGGATATACAGATGCCGGAGCTAACAGGCATTCAGTTTCTGAAGATCTGCGGCAACAAATGCAAAGTGATACTGACTACAGCCTACCCTGAGTTTGCCCTGGAAGGTTACGAGCACGATGTAGTCGATTACCTGCTCAAGCCCATCCCCTTCGACCGTTTCCTGAAAGCGGTAACCAAAGCTAAAAGTATCATACAGCAACAGGATCCTGCAGCAATGCCCGTAGCACAGGAGACTATAGTTCAGCCCGGCGCGCCGGCACCGGACTATATGTTTGTGAAAGGCGAGAGCAAAAACAAATTCCTGAAGGTAGCCTACAACGACATTCTTTATGTAGAAGGGCTGAAGAACTATATTTCGATGTATTTGCCGGGCCAGCGTCTGGTAACCTACCAGTCGCTTACCGAACTGAACGGACAGCTGCCCCAGCCGCCTTTCTACCGCGTGCACCGCTCCTATATTATCTCAATTGATAAAGTAAGTATGGTGGATGGCAACACGGTCTATATTGGTGATAAGGCCATTCCGATAGGAGAAACCTACCGCGATAGTTTTCTGAACATGATCCGGGAAAGGAACAACGTATAG